A stretch of Monomorium pharaonis isolate MP-MQ-018 chromosome 7, ASM1337386v2, whole genome shotgun sequence DNA encodes these proteins:
- the LOC105835989 gene encoding solute carrier family 26 member 6 isoform X1 has product MNKDNTLLQIRLERPVYDHETLNQNYDYEKPKSSLMRNAINDVKSKNWQFCIASTVPVVQWLSQYNWRKNMLSDIISGLTVAIMHIPQGMAYALLGNLPPVVGIYMAFFPVFVYFFFGTSKHVSIGTFAVVCLMTGKIVTFYSSPDTEHTFANITDTISQNHGDVVYTPMQVATAVTLMVGILQIIMYTFRLGIVTTLLSETLVNSFTTAAAVYVLISQIKDLFGLKLPKQKGYFKLIFTVIDIIKEIKNTNIAAAIVSTVSIIILVFNNEFLKPRASKKCNIPIPIELIVVVGGTLVSRYCDLPNIYSIETVGHIPTGLPKPEVPSFQLLPLVLIDSIAITMVSYTITISMALIFAQKLNYKIDSNQELLAMGFSNIMGSFFSCMPISASLSRSLIQQTVGGRTQIASIVSCLLLLIILLWIGPFFELLPRCILASIIVVALKGMFQQANQLVKFWKLSKADVIIWIVTFLVVTLINIDVGLLAGLSVSLVTILLQTIRPYTCLLGHIPHTDLYLDIGRYKAAMEICGVKLFHYCGSLNFANNNYFKSTVHRLVGTSPQQVMKHRKKLAEEGHILDEKNPRETCELHCIIMDMSALSYIDPSSVQVLHAVVEEFAQVDIDFCFVNCPSPIFETIKKCDLYIYGMMSLKIFATIQDAIVYFQNETTSR; this is encoded by the exons ATGAACAAGGACAATACTTTATTGCAAATACGCTTGGAAAGACCTGTTTACGATCACGAAACATTGAATCAGAATTATGATTACGAGAAACCAAAATCATCCC TGATGCGGAATGCGATAAATGATGTTAAATCGAAGAACTGGCAGTTTTGTATAGCGTCGACAGTCCCAGTGGTACAATGGCTCAGTCAATACAATTGGAGAAAAAACATGTTGTCTGATATCATTTCAGGTCTAACCGTGGCAATTATGCATATACCGCAAGGTATGGCCTATGCGCTTCTGGGAAATCTGCCACCAGTGGTCGGCATATACATGGCCTTTTTTCCTGTTTTTGTGTACTTCTTTTTCGGCACGTCCAAGCATGTGTCTATAG GAACTTTTGCTGTGGTTTGCCTAATGACTGGGAAAATAGTAACGTTTTACTCGAGTCCAGACACGGAACACACGTTTGCGAATATTACGGATACTATTTCACAAAATCACGGGGATGTCGTATATACGCCTATGCAGGTAGCAACAGCCGTGACATTAATGGTCGGAATACTTCAG ataataatgtatacattCCGATTAGGCATTGTGACGACATTGCTTAGTGAAACTTTGGTGAACAGCTTTACAACAGCAGCTGctgtttatgttttaatatctcAGATCAAGGATCTTTTTGGCTTAAAACTGCCAAAGCAAAAAGGTTACTTTAAACTGATTTTT actgttatagatataattaaagaaataaaaaatactaatatagCTGCTGCGATCGTATCGACtgtatcaattattattcttgtttttaacaatgaatttttaaag CCAAGAGCGAGCAAAAAGTGCAACATACCAATACCCATTGAACTTATTGTAGTGGTTGGTGGGACATTAGTCTCTCGGTATTGTGACTTaccaaatatttatagtattgaaaCCGTTGGGCACATTCCTACGGG attGCCTAAACCAGAAGTGCCAAGTTTCCAACTGTTACCGTTAGTATTGATCGATAGTATTGCGATAACCATGGTTTCATATACCATCACTATATCAATGGCGTTGATATTTGCACAAAaacttaattacaaaatagatTCAAATCAGGAACTTCTTGCGATG GGCTTTAGCAATATAATGGGTTCCTTCTTCTCATGTATGCCAATATCGGCTTCTTTAAGCAGATCTCTTATTCAGCAAACCGTCGGAGGACGCACGCAGATAGCGAGCATCGTATCCTGTTTATTATTACTCATTATACTTTTGTGGATCGGGCCTTTTTTTGAGCTTCTACCGAGATGTATCTTGGCTTCTATAATAGTT GTAGCATTAAAAGGGATGTTTCAACAAGCCAATCAGCTCGTTAAATTTTGGAAACTGAGCAAAGCCGATGTTATAATATGGATCGTAACATTTCTCGTTGTGACACTGATAAACATTGATGTCGGATTGCTCGCGGGATTGTCCGTGTCATTAGTCACAATTTTACTACAAACTATTCGGCCATACACATGTTTGCTGGGTCACATACCGCATACAGATCTGTATTTGGACATAGGCAGATACAAAGCG GCGATGGAGATATGCggagtaaaattatttcactatTGCGGGAGTTTGAATTTtgccaataataattatttcaagtcTACCGTACACAGACTGGTAGGAACAAGTCCACAACAAGTTATGAAACATAGAAAAAAGTTGGCCGAGGAAGGTCACATCTTAGACGAGAAAAATCCCAGAGAGACATGCGAATTGCATTGTATAATCATGGACATGAGTGCATTGAGTTATATCGATCCCAGTAGCGTTCAGGTACTGCATGCAGTCGTAGAAGAGTTCGCGCAGGTAGATATCGATTTTTGCTTTGTCAATTGTCCTAGTCCTATTTTCGAGACAATCAAGAAATGTGATTTGTATATATACGGGATGATGTCATTGAAAATCTTTGCAACTATACAAGATGctattgtttattttcaaaatgaaaCAACCTCaagataa
- the LOC105835989 gene encoding solute carrier family 26 member 6 isoform X2, which translates to MNKDNTLLQIRLERPVYDHETLNQNYDYEKPKSSRLTVAIMHIPQGMAYALLGNLPPVVGIYMAFFPVFVYFFFGTSKHVSIGTFAVVCLMTGKIVTFYSSPDTEHTFANITDTISQNHGDVVYTPMQVATAVTLMVGILQIIMYTFRLGIVTTLLSETLVNSFTTAAAVYVLISQIKDLFGLKLPKQKGYFKLIFTVIDIIKEIKNTNIAAAIVSTVSIIILVFNNEFLKPRASKKCNIPIPIELIVVVGGTLVSRYCDLPNIYSIETVGHIPTGLPKPEVPSFQLLPLVLIDSIAITMVSYTITISMALIFAQKLNYKIDSNQELLAMGFSNIMGSFFSCMPISASLSRSLIQQTVGGRTQIASIVSCLLLLIILLWIGPFFELLPRCILASIIVVALKGMFQQANQLVKFWKLSKADVIIWIVTFLVVTLINIDVGLLAGLSVSLVTILLQTIRPYTCLLGHIPHTDLYLDIGRYKAAMEICGVKLFHYCGSLNFANNNYFKSTVHRLVGTSPQQVMKHRKKLAEEGHILDEKNPRETCELHCIIMDMSALSYIDPSSVQVLHAVVEEFAQVDIDFCFVNCPSPIFETIKKCDLYIYGMMSLKIFATIQDAIVYFQNETTSR; encoded by the exons ATGAACAAGGACAATACTTTATTGCAAATACGCTTGGAAAGACCTGTTTACGATCACGAAACATTGAATCAGAATTATGATTACGAGAAACCAAAATCATCCC GTCTAACCGTGGCAATTATGCATATACCGCAAGGTATGGCCTATGCGCTTCTGGGAAATCTGCCACCAGTGGTCGGCATATACATGGCCTTTTTTCCTGTTTTTGTGTACTTCTTTTTCGGCACGTCCAAGCATGTGTCTATAG GAACTTTTGCTGTGGTTTGCCTAATGACTGGGAAAATAGTAACGTTTTACTCGAGTCCAGACACGGAACACACGTTTGCGAATATTACGGATACTATTTCACAAAATCACGGGGATGTCGTATATACGCCTATGCAGGTAGCAACAGCCGTGACATTAATGGTCGGAATACTTCAG ataataatgtatacattCCGATTAGGCATTGTGACGACATTGCTTAGTGAAACTTTGGTGAACAGCTTTACAACAGCAGCTGctgtttatgttttaatatctcAGATCAAGGATCTTTTTGGCTTAAAACTGCCAAAGCAAAAAGGTTACTTTAAACTGATTTTT actgttatagatataattaaagaaataaaaaatactaatatagCTGCTGCGATCGTATCGACtgtatcaattattattcttgtttttaacaatgaatttttaaag CCAAGAGCGAGCAAAAAGTGCAACATACCAATACCCATTGAACTTATTGTAGTGGTTGGTGGGACATTAGTCTCTCGGTATTGTGACTTaccaaatatttatagtattgaaaCCGTTGGGCACATTCCTACGGG attGCCTAAACCAGAAGTGCCAAGTTTCCAACTGTTACCGTTAGTATTGATCGATAGTATTGCGATAACCATGGTTTCATATACCATCACTATATCAATGGCGTTGATATTTGCACAAAaacttaattacaaaatagatTCAAATCAGGAACTTCTTGCGATG GGCTTTAGCAATATAATGGGTTCCTTCTTCTCATGTATGCCAATATCGGCTTCTTTAAGCAGATCTCTTATTCAGCAAACCGTCGGAGGACGCACGCAGATAGCGAGCATCGTATCCTGTTTATTATTACTCATTATACTTTTGTGGATCGGGCCTTTTTTTGAGCTTCTACCGAGATGTATCTTGGCTTCTATAATAGTT GTAGCATTAAAAGGGATGTTTCAACAAGCCAATCAGCTCGTTAAATTTTGGAAACTGAGCAAAGCCGATGTTATAATATGGATCGTAACATTTCTCGTTGTGACACTGATAAACATTGATGTCGGATTGCTCGCGGGATTGTCCGTGTCATTAGTCACAATTTTACTACAAACTATTCGGCCATACACATGTTTGCTGGGTCACATACCGCATACAGATCTGTATTTGGACATAGGCAGATACAAAGCG GCGATGGAGATATGCggagtaaaattatttcactatTGCGGGAGTTTGAATTTtgccaataataattatttcaagtcTACCGTACACAGACTGGTAGGAACAAGTCCACAACAAGTTATGAAACATAGAAAAAAGTTGGCCGAGGAAGGTCACATCTTAGACGAGAAAAATCCCAGAGAGACATGCGAATTGCATTGTATAATCATGGACATGAGTGCATTGAGTTATATCGATCCCAGTAGCGTTCAGGTACTGCATGCAGTCGTAGAAGAGTTCGCGCAGGTAGATATCGATTTTTGCTTTGTCAATTGTCCTAGTCCTATTTTCGAGACAATCAAGAAATGTGATTTGTATATATACGGGATGATGTCATTGAAAATCTTTGCAACTATACAAGATGctattgtttattttcaaaatgaaaCAACCTCaagataa
- the LOC105835989 gene encoding solute carrier family 26 member 6 isoform X3: MHIPQGMAYALLGNLPPVVGIYMAFFPVFVYFFFGTSKHVSIGTFAVVCLMTGKIVTFYSSPDTEHTFANITDTISQNHGDVVYTPMQVATAVTLMVGILQIIMYTFRLGIVTTLLSETLVNSFTTAAAVYVLISQIKDLFGLKLPKQKGYFKLIFTVIDIIKEIKNTNIAAAIVSTVSIIILVFNNEFLKPRASKKCNIPIPIELIVVVGGTLVSRYCDLPNIYSIETVGHIPTGLPKPEVPSFQLLPLVLIDSIAITMVSYTITISMALIFAQKLNYKIDSNQELLAMGFSNIMGSFFSCMPISASLSRSLIQQTVGGRTQIASIVSCLLLLIILLWIGPFFELLPRCILASIIVVALKGMFQQANQLVKFWKLSKADVIIWIVTFLVVTLINIDVGLLAGLSVSLVTILLQTIRPYTCLLGHIPHTDLYLDIGRYKAAMEICGVKLFHYCGSLNFANNNYFKSTVHRLVGTSPQQVMKHRKKLAEEGHILDEKNPRETCELHCIIMDMSALSYIDPSSVQVLHAVVEEFAQVDIDFCFVNCPSPIFETIKKCDLYIYGMMSLKIFATIQDAIVYFQNETTSR, translated from the exons ATGCATATACCGCAAGGTATGGCCTATGCGCTTCTGGGAAATCTGCCACCAGTGGTCGGCATATACATGGCCTTTTTTCCTGTTTTTGTGTACTTCTTTTTCGGCACGTCCAAGCATGTGTCTATAG GAACTTTTGCTGTGGTTTGCCTAATGACTGGGAAAATAGTAACGTTTTACTCGAGTCCAGACACGGAACACACGTTTGCGAATATTACGGATACTATTTCACAAAATCACGGGGATGTCGTATATACGCCTATGCAGGTAGCAACAGCCGTGACATTAATGGTCGGAATACTTCAG ataataatgtatacattCCGATTAGGCATTGTGACGACATTGCTTAGTGAAACTTTGGTGAACAGCTTTACAACAGCAGCTGctgtttatgttttaatatctcAGATCAAGGATCTTTTTGGCTTAAAACTGCCAAAGCAAAAAGGTTACTTTAAACTGATTTTT actgttatagatataattaaagaaataaaaaatactaatatagCTGCTGCGATCGTATCGACtgtatcaattattattcttgtttttaacaatgaatttttaaag CCAAGAGCGAGCAAAAAGTGCAACATACCAATACCCATTGAACTTATTGTAGTGGTTGGTGGGACATTAGTCTCTCGGTATTGTGACTTaccaaatatttatagtattgaaaCCGTTGGGCACATTCCTACGGG attGCCTAAACCAGAAGTGCCAAGTTTCCAACTGTTACCGTTAGTATTGATCGATAGTATTGCGATAACCATGGTTTCATATACCATCACTATATCAATGGCGTTGATATTTGCACAAAaacttaattacaaaatagatTCAAATCAGGAACTTCTTGCGATG GGCTTTAGCAATATAATGGGTTCCTTCTTCTCATGTATGCCAATATCGGCTTCTTTAAGCAGATCTCTTATTCAGCAAACCGTCGGAGGACGCACGCAGATAGCGAGCATCGTATCCTGTTTATTATTACTCATTATACTTTTGTGGATCGGGCCTTTTTTTGAGCTTCTACCGAGATGTATCTTGGCTTCTATAATAGTT GTAGCATTAAAAGGGATGTTTCAACAAGCCAATCAGCTCGTTAAATTTTGGAAACTGAGCAAAGCCGATGTTATAATATGGATCGTAACATTTCTCGTTGTGACACTGATAAACATTGATGTCGGATTGCTCGCGGGATTGTCCGTGTCATTAGTCACAATTTTACTACAAACTATTCGGCCATACACATGTTTGCTGGGTCACATACCGCATACAGATCTGTATTTGGACATAGGCAGATACAAAGCG GCGATGGAGATATGCggagtaaaattatttcactatTGCGGGAGTTTGAATTTtgccaataataattatttcaagtcTACCGTACACAGACTGGTAGGAACAAGTCCACAACAAGTTATGAAACATAGAAAAAAGTTGGCCGAGGAAGGTCACATCTTAGACGAGAAAAATCCCAGAGAGACATGCGAATTGCATTGTATAATCATGGACATGAGTGCATTGAGTTATATCGATCCCAGTAGCGTTCAGGTACTGCATGCAGTCGTAGAAGAGTTCGCGCAGGTAGATATCGATTTTTGCTTTGTCAATTGTCCTAGTCCTATTTTCGAGACAATCAAGAAATGTGATTTGTATATATACGGGATGATGTCATTGAAAATCTTTGCAACTATACAAGATGctattgtttattttcaaaatgaaaCAACCTCaagataa
- the LOC105835989 gene encoding sulfate transporter isoform X4 codes for MEIGHYVQYDKAVFMLVFLRSYFTRKYREGTFAVVCLMTGKIVTFYSSPDTEHTFANITDTISQNHGDVVYTPMQVATAVTLMVGILQIIMYTFRLGIVTTLLSETLVNSFTTAAAVYVLISQIKDLFGLKLPKQKGYFKLIFTVIDIIKEIKNTNIAAAIVSTVSIIILVFNNEFLKPRASKKCNIPIPIELIVVVGGTLVSRYCDLPNIYSIETVGHIPTGLPKPEVPSFQLLPLVLIDSIAITMVSYTITISMALIFAQKLNYKIDSNQELLAMGFSNIMGSFFSCMPISASLSRSLIQQTVGGRTQIASIVSCLLLLIILLWIGPFFELLPRCILASIIVVALKGMFQQANQLVKFWKLSKADVIIWIVTFLVVTLINIDVGLLAGLSVSLVTILLQTIRPYTCLLGHIPHTDLYLDIGRYKAAMEICGVKLFHYCGSLNFANNNYFKSTVHRLVGTSPQQVMKHRKKLAEEGHILDEKNPRETCELHCIIMDMSALSYIDPSSVQVLHAVVEEFAQVDIDFCFVNCPSPIFETIKKCDLYIYGMMSLKIFATIQDAIVYFQNETTSR; via the exons ATGGAGATTGGGCACTACGTGCAGTATGACAAAGCTGTCTTTATGCTGGTCTTTTTACGAAGCTATTTTACCAGAAAATATCGTGAAg GAACTTTTGCTGTGGTTTGCCTAATGACTGGGAAAATAGTAACGTTTTACTCGAGTCCAGACACGGAACACACGTTTGCGAATATTACGGATACTATTTCACAAAATCACGGGGATGTCGTATATACGCCTATGCAGGTAGCAACAGCCGTGACATTAATGGTCGGAATACTTCAG ataataatgtatacattCCGATTAGGCATTGTGACGACATTGCTTAGTGAAACTTTGGTGAACAGCTTTACAACAGCAGCTGctgtttatgttttaatatctcAGATCAAGGATCTTTTTGGCTTAAAACTGCCAAAGCAAAAAGGTTACTTTAAACTGATTTTT actgttatagatataattaaagaaataaaaaatactaatatagCTGCTGCGATCGTATCGACtgtatcaattattattcttgtttttaacaatgaatttttaaag CCAAGAGCGAGCAAAAAGTGCAACATACCAATACCCATTGAACTTATTGTAGTGGTTGGTGGGACATTAGTCTCTCGGTATTGTGACTTaccaaatatttatagtattgaaaCCGTTGGGCACATTCCTACGGG attGCCTAAACCAGAAGTGCCAAGTTTCCAACTGTTACCGTTAGTATTGATCGATAGTATTGCGATAACCATGGTTTCATATACCATCACTATATCAATGGCGTTGATATTTGCACAAAaacttaattacaaaatagatTCAAATCAGGAACTTCTTGCGATG GGCTTTAGCAATATAATGGGTTCCTTCTTCTCATGTATGCCAATATCGGCTTCTTTAAGCAGATCTCTTATTCAGCAAACCGTCGGAGGACGCACGCAGATAGCGAGCATCGTATCCTGTTTATTATTACTCATTATACTTTTGTGGATCGGGCCTTTTTTTGAGCTTCTACCGAGATGTATCTTGGCTTCTATAATAGTT GTAGCATTAAAAGGGATGTTTCAACAAGCCAATCAGCTCGTTAAATTTTGGAAACTGAGCAAAGCCGATGTTATAATATGGATCGTAACATTTCTCGTTGTGACACTGATAAACATTGATGTCGGATTGCTCGCGGGATTGTCCGTGTCATTAGTCACAATTTTACTACAAACTATTCGGCCATACACATGTTTGCTGGGTCACATACCGCATACAGATCTGTATTTGGACATAGGCAGATACAAAGCG GCGATGGAGATATGCggagtaaaattatttcactatTGCGGGAGTTTGAATTTtgccaataataattatttcaagtcTACCGTACACAGACTGGTAGGAACAAGTCCACAACAAGTTATGAAACATAGAAAAAAGTTGGCCGAGGAAGGTCACATCTTAGACGAGAAAAATCCCAGAGAGACATGCGAATTGCATTGTATAATCATGGACATGAGTGCATTGAGTTATATCGATCCCAGTAGCGTTCAGGTACTGCATGCAGTCGTAGAAGAGTTCGCGCAGGTAGATATCGATTTTTGCTTTGTCAATTGTCCTAGTCCTATTTTCGAGACAATCAAGAAATGTGATTTGTATATATACGGGATGATGTCATTGAAAATCTTTGCAACTATACAAGATGctattgtttattttcaaaatgaaaCAACCTCaagataa
- the LOC105835989 gene encoding prestin isoform X5, producing MTGKIVTFYSSPDTEHTFANITDTISQNHGDVVYTPMQVATAVTLMVGILQIIMYTFRLGIVTTLLSETLVNSFTTAAAVYVLISQIKDLFGLKLPKQKGYFKLIFTVIDIIKEIKNTNIAAAIVSTVSIIILVFNNEFLKPRASKKCNIPIPIELIVVVGGTLVSRYCDLPNIYSIETVGHIPTGLPKPEVPSFQLLPLVLIDSIAITMVSYTITISMALIFAQKLNYKIDSNQELLAMGFSNIMGSFFSCMPISASLSRSLIQQTVGGRTQIASIVSCLLLLIILLWIGPFFELLPRCILASIIVVALKGMFQQANQLVKFWKLSKADVIIWIVTFLVVTLINIDVGLLAGLSVSLVTILLQTIRPYTCLLGHIPHTDLYLDIGRYKAAMEICGVKLFHYCGSLNFANNNYFKSTVHRLVGTSPQQVMKHRKKLAEEGHILDEKNPRETCELHCIIMDMSALSYIDPSSVQVLHAVVEEFAQVDIDFCFVNCPSPIFETIKKCDLYIYGMMSLKIFATIQDAIVYFQNETTSR from the exons ATGACTGGGAAAATAGTAACGTTTTACTCGAGTCCAGACACGGAACACACGTTTGCGAATATTACGGATACTATTTCACAAAATCACGGGGATGTCGTATATACGCCTATGCAGGTAGCAACAGCCGTGACATTAATGGTCGGAATACTTCAG ataataatgtatacattCCGATTAGGCATTGTGACGACATTGCTTAGTGAAACTTTGGTGAACAGCTTTACAACAGCAGCTGctgtttatgttttaatatctcAGATCAAGGATCTTTTTGGCTTAAAACTGCCAAAGCAAAAAGGTTACTTTAAACTGATTTTT actgttatagatataattaaagaaataaaaaatactaatatagCTGCTGCGATCGTATCGACtgtatcaattattattcttgtttttaacaatgaatttttaaag CCAAGAGCGAGCAAAAAGTGCAACATACCAATACCCATTGAACTTATTGTAGTGGTTGGTGGGACATTAGTCTCTCGGTATTGTGACTTaccaaatatttatagtattgaaaCCGTTGGGCACATTCCTACGGG attGCCTAAACCAGAAGTGCCAAGTTTCCAACTGTTACCGTTAGTATTGATCGATAGTATTGCGATAACCATGGTTTCATATACCATCACTATATCAATGGCGTTGATATTTGCACAAAaacttaattacaaaatagatTCAAATCAGGAACTTCTTGCGATG GGCTTTAGCAATATAATGGGTTCCTTCTTCTCATGTATGCCAATATCGGCTTCTTTAAGCAGATCTCTTATTCAGCAAACCGTCGGAGGACGCACGCAGATAGCGAGCATCGTATCCTGTTTATTATTACTCATTATACTTTTGTGGATCGGGCCTTTTTTTGAGCTTCTACCGAGATGTATCTTGGCTTCTATAATAGTT GTAGCATTAAAAGGGATGTTTCAACAAGCCAATCAGCTCGTTAAATTTTGGAAACTGAGCAAAGCCGATGTTATAATATGGATCGTAACATTTCTCGTTGTGACACTGATAAACATTGATGTCGGATTGCTCGCGGGATTGTCCGTGTCATTAGTCACAATTTTACTACAAACTATTCGGCCATACACATGTTTGCTGGGTCACATACCGCATACAGATCTGTATTTGGACATAGGCAGATACAAAGCG GCGATGGAGATATGCggagtaaaattatttcactatTGCGGGAGTTTGAATTTtgccaataataattatttcaagtcTACCGTACACAGACTGGTAGGAACAAGTCCACAACAAGTTATGAAACATAGAAAAAAGTTGGCCGAGGAAGGTCACATCTTAGACGAGAAAAATCCCAGAGAGACATGCGAATTGCATTGTATAATCATGGACATGAGTGCATTGAGTTATATCGATCCCAGTAGCGTTCAGGTACTGCATGCAGTCGTAGAAGAGTTCGCGCAGGTAGATATCGATTTTTGCTTTGTCAATTGTCCTAGTCCTATTTTCGAGACAATCAAGAAATGTGATTTGTATATATACGGGATGATGTCATTGAAAATCTTTGCAACTATACAAGATGctattgtttattttcaaaatgaaaCAACCTCaagataa
- the LOC105835994 gene encoding phosphate carrier protein, mitochondrial, whose amino-acid sequence MLSWMQEAVKMNPFSSPFTTAKCQALEKKSGDLAAVRPLPNRPAAAAAEEGDSCEFGSNQYFILCGIGGILSCGITHTGITPLDLVKCRIQVDPQKYKSVFSGFRVTYAEDGPRGLVKGWAPTFFGYSIQGMFKFGLYEVFKVYYSALAGEELSYEYRTSLYLISSASAEFFADIGLAPFEAAKVRIQTQPGYANTLRQALPKMYADEGLTSFYKGLVPLWLRQIPYTMMKFACFERTLELLYKHVVPKPRSDCSKGEQLVVTFAAGYIAGVFCAIVSHPADTVVSKLNQEKGASAGEVLKKLGFAGMWKGLGPRIVMIGTLTGAQWFIYDAVKVWLRMPRPPPPEMPESLKKKHGLT is encoded by the exons ATGTTGTCCTGGATGCAGGAGGCAGTGAAAATGAATCCGTTCTCGTCGCCGTTTACAACAGCTAAGTGTCAGGCACTGGAAAAAAAATCTGGAGATTTAGCTGCCGTTCGGCCGCTTCCGAATCGCcctgctgccgccgccgccgaggAAGGTG ATAGCTGCGAATTTGGATCGAATCAGTATTTTATCTTATGTGGTATTGGAGGAATTTTGTCATGTGGCATCACTCACACCGGAATCACCCCCTTGGATTTAGTCAAATGCCGAATTCAAGTGGATCCTCAAAAATACAAATCAGTGTTCAGTGGATTTCGA gTGACTTACGCCGAAGATGGCCCTCGAGGATTAGTGAAAGGCTGGGCGCCTACTTTCTTCGGATATTCGATTCAGGGAATGTTCAAATTTGGTCTTTATGAGgttttcaaagtttattaCTCGGCATTGGCCGGTGAAGAACTTTCCTATGAATACAGAACCAGTTTGTATTTGATATCGTCAGCTTCAGCTGAATTCTTTGCAGATATTGGCTTAGCGCCATTTGAAGCCGCCAAG GTCAGGATACAAACACAGCCAGGGTATGCTAATACTTTACGACAAGCACTACCAAAGATGTATGCAGATGAAGGCCTTACCAGTTTCTACAAGGGTTTGGTGCCGTTATGGCTGCGTCAAATCCCATATACGATGATGAAATTTGCTTGCTTCGAGCGTACTCTCGAACTTCTATATAAACACGTAGTACCCAAACCTCGGTCAGACTGCAGTAAAGGCGAGCAGCTAGTGGTCACATTTGCAGCTGGATACATTGCTGGTGTATTCTGCGCTATTGTATCTCATCCCGCTGATACG GTGGTGTCAAAATTGAACCAGGAAAAGGGGGCATCTGCAGGCGAAGTTTTGAAAAAGCTTGGCTTCGCCGGTATGTGGAAAGGCCTCGGACCGAGGATCGTTATGATTGGTACCCTGACTGGGGCACAGTGGTTCATCTATGATGCCGTCAAGGTTTGGTTACGTATGCCCCGTCCACCACCACCTGAGATGCCGGAATCTCTCAAGAAGAAACATGGTCTGACATAA